In Aedes aegypti strain LVP_AGWG unplaced genomic scaffold, AaegL5.0 Primary Assembly AGWG_AaegL5_hic_scaff_159_PBJ_arrow, whole genome shotgun sequence, a genomic segment contains:
- the LOC110680575 gene encoding gastrula zinc finger protein xLCGF3.1-like, which produces MWQCGKQFTKSVFAATARAGHPQRSFGFRSPVDKTFTCNSYLKVHLRIHQNDRPFVCEVCNRGHVTRRDLEVHMTLHTGEKKFVCDVCGKDFARLIALSFHRPDTRAFGAKNSEVQLSLS; this is translated from the coding sequence ATGTGGCAGTGTGGCAAGCAGTTCACCAAATCGGTATTTGCTGCAACAGCACGAGCTGGTCACCCACAACGGAGTTTCGGTTTCCGTTCCCCAGTTGACAAGACGTTCACCTGTAATAGCTATCTGAAAGTGCATCTGCGCATCCACCAGAACGATCGGCCCTTTGTGTGCGAGGTGTGCAACCGAGGTCACGTGACCCGGAGGGATTTGGAGGTGCACATGACGCTGCATACGGGGGAGAAGAAGTTTGTCTGTGATGTGTGCGGTAAGGACTTTGCACGGTTGATTGCGCTGTCCTTCCACCGGCCGGATACACGAGCCTTCGGCGCGAAGAACTCGGAGGTTCAGCTGTCCCTGAGTTGA